Proteins encoded within one genomic window of Acidobacteriota bacterium:
- a CDS encoding KpsF/GutQ family sugar-phosphate isomerase: MPETPDVPRSDALALAARVLRTEAEAIHGLVARLDARFEQAVTLLAECRGRVIVTGMGKSGIICRKIAATLASTGTPAFFLHPAEALHGDLGVVTQADLVMALSHGGETPEVVRLAEIVKRLGARLIGMTGAPRSTLAQMADVHLDCGVDAEACPLNLAPTASTTAALALGDALAMVLLTTKGFRADDFAFRHPGGSLGKRLMRVDQLMHTGDAMPVVAATTPLRDVIYEMSRKGLGVTCVVDAAGRLEGLVTDGDLRRFMLRNDDIASHGASDVMTRTPVTIPATVLAAEALQVMETRRITSVPVVDGAGAPVGVLHIHDLWQTELF; encoded by the coding sequence ATGCCCGAGACGCCGGATGTGCCACGTTCAGACGCGCTCGCGCTTGCCGCACGCGTGCTGCGGACCGAAGCCGAGGCGATCCACGGTCTGGTGGCCAGGCTCGATGCACGATTCGAACAGGCGGTGACGCTGCTGGCCGAGTGCCGCGGACGCGTGATCGTCACGGGCATGGGCAAGTCCGGCATCATCTGCCGGAAGATCGCCGCCACGCTCGCGAGCACGGGCACGCCCGCGTTCTTCCTGCACCCGGCAGAAGCCCTGCACGGCGACCTCGGCGTCGTCACGCAGGCCGACCTTGTCATGGCGCTGTCGCACGGTGGCGAGACGCCGGAAGTCGTGCGGCTGGCGGAGATCGTCAAGCGACTCGGCGCGCGCCTCATCGGGATGACGGGCGCACCACGATCGACGCTGGCGCAGATGGCGGACGTCCATCTCGATTGCGGCGTCGACGCCGAAGCGTGTCCGCTCAACCTCGCGCCGACGGCGAGCACGACGGCGGCGCTCGCGCTTGGCGACGCGCTGGCGATGGTCCTGCTCACGACGAAGGGCTTTCGCGCCGACGACTTCGCGTTCAGGCATCCCGGCGGCTCGCTCGGCAAGCGGTTGATGCGGGTCGATCAACTGATGCACACGGGCGATGCCATGCCCGTGGTCGCCGCGACAACGCCGCTGCGCGACGTCATCTACGAGATGAGCCGCAAGGGACTCGGCGTGACGTGCGTGGTCGATGCGGCGGGGCGCCTCGAAGGCCTCGTCACCGACGGCGACCTGCGACGCTTCATGCTGCGCAACGACGACATCGCGTCGCACGGCGCGAGCGACGTCATGACACGCACGCCCGTCACGATCCCCGCGACAGTCCTCGCCGCCGAGGCGTTGCAGGTGATGGAGACGCGACGTATCACGTCGGTGCCGGTGGTGGACGGCGCGGGCGCACCAGTGGGCGTGCTGCACATCCACGATCTGTGGCAGACGGAACTGTTCTGA
- the kdsA gene encoding 3-deoxy-8-phosphooctulonate synthase, translating to MQPVSVGSATFGAGQLALIAGPCVIESESHAIDLGHALAAIAREAGVPYVFKASFDKANRTSLSSFRGPGLDAGLRTLARVKAEIGVPVLTDIHDASQAREAAAVVDALQIPAFLCRQTDLLVAAASTGAVVNIKKGQFLAPADMRFPLEKVRASGNARVLLTERGTSFGYHNLVVDMRTFPQLRALGAPVIYDVTHSLQLPGAGDGRTIGQAAYIETMASAGVAAGVDGVFMEVHEEPARAKSDAENALRLDLLPALLRRLTRIHAALTA from the coding sequence GTGCAACCGGTTTCCGTCGGATCCGCGACGTTCGGTGCCGGTCAACTCGCGTTGATCGCGGGCCCCTGCGTCATCGAGAGCGAGTCGCACGCCATCGATCTCGGGCATGCCCTTGCGGCCATCGCCCGTGAGGCCGGCGTGCCGTACGTTTTCAAGGCGTCGTTCGACAAGGCCAACCGCACGTCGTTGTCATCGTTCCGCGGCCCTGGCCTCGACGCAGGGCTTCGCACGCTGGCTCGCGTGAAGGCGGAGATCGGCGTCCCCGTGCTCACCGACATCCACGACGCGAGTCAGGCGCGCGAGGCGGCTGCTGTCGTCGACGCCCTGCAGATCCCGGCGTTCCTCTGCAGGCAGACCGACTTGCTCGTGGCCGCGGCCAGTACGGGCGCGGTGGTCAACATCAAGAAGGGCCAGTTCCTGGCGCCGGCCGACATGCGGTTTCCGTTGGAGAAAGTACGCGCGTCCGGCAACGCGCGCGTGCTGCTCACCGAGCGAGGCACGTCGTTCGGGTATCACAACCTCGTGGTCGACATGCGCACGTTCCCACAACTGCGGGCGCTGGGCGCGCCCGTCATCTACGACGTCACGCACAGCCTGCAACTACCCGGCGCCGGCGATGGACGTACGATCGGCCAGGCGGCCTACATCGAGACCATGGCGAGCGCCGGTGTGGCGGCGGGCGTCGACGGCGTGTTCATGGAAGTCCACGAGGAACCCGCGCGCGCGAAGTCCGACGCCGAGAACGCCCTGCGGCTCGACCTGCTGCCGGCGTTGCTGCGCCGCCTCACGCGCATCCACGCGGCCCTGACGGCGTGA
- a CDS encoding CTP synthase codes for MPTPAPHRPVKYIFVTGGVVSSLGKGLAAASIGALLESHGFKVTLQKFDPYINVDPGTMSPYQHGEVYVTDDGTEGDLDLGHYERFTNTVTSKNSNWTTGKIYLSVIQRERRGDYLGATVQVIPHITNAIKESILAVSDGVDVVLVEIGGTVGDIESLPFLEAIRQFRQDVGRENTLYIHLTLVPHVSTAGELKTKPTQHSVRDLRSIGIQPDILLCRTDRTLPRDIKRKIALFCDVNEEAVITARDVSSVYEVPLALAEEGIDRIVLKQLSMPNEPRPEGQWEALLDRIKHPHDQITIHVVGKYVGLEDSYKSLTEALFHGGFHHRLKVDVKWIEAEALEADGGERALDGADGILVPGGFGNRGTRGMMKAVQVARERHIPFFGICYGFQWATVEFARNVCGVTNADSTEVTPDTSDKVIYKLRDLLGVDDLGGTMRLGSYACQLKPGSLSHRLYGADVIHERHRHRYEFNSLYEPAITEKGMEIVGRSLDGKFVEMVELPSHPWFIAVQFHPEFKSKPLKPHPLFAGFVRATHEHALAARAHAHVDAPAETLA; via the coding sequence ATGCCGACGCCCGCGCCCCATCGACCCGTCAAGTACATCTTCGTCACCGGTGGCGTGGTGTCGTCCCTCGGCAAGGGGCTGGCCGCTGCCTCGATCGGCGCGTTGCTGGAGAGCCACGGTTTCAAGGTCACGCTGCAGAAGTTCGACCCGTACATCAACGTCGACCCGGGCACGATGTCGCCGTATCAGCACGGCGAGGTCTACGTGACCGACGATGGGACCGAAGGCGACCTCGACCTCGGTCACTACGAGCGGTTCACCAACACCGTCACCTCGAAGAACTCCAACTGGACGACGGGCAAGATCTACCTCTCGGTGATCCAGCGCGAGCGGCGCGGCGACTATCTCGGCGCCACGGTGCAGGTGATTCCGCACATCACCAACGCCATCAAGGAGAGCATCCTCGCGGTATCGGACGGCGTGGACGTGGTGCTTGTCGAGATCGGCGGCACGGTGGGCGACATCGAAAGCCTGCCGTTCCTCGAAGCCATCAGGCAGTTCCGTCAGGACGTCGGCCGCGAGAACACGCTCTACATCCACCTCACGCTCGTGCCGCACGTGAGCACGGCCGGCGAGTTGAAGACAAAGCCCACGCAGCACAGCGTGCGCGACCTGCGCTCCATCGGCATCCAGCCCGACATCCTGCTGTGCCGCACCGATCGCACGCTGCCGCGGGACATCAAGCGCAAGATCGCGCTGTTCTGCGACGTCAACGAGGAGGCCGTGATCACGGCCCGCGACGTGTCGAGCGTGTACGAAGTCCCGCTCGCGCTCGCTGAAGAGGGCATCGATCGCATCGTGCTCAAGCAGCTCTCGATGCCGAACGAGCCACGGCCCGAGGGACAGTGGGAAGCGCTCCTCGATCGCATCAAGCATCCGCACGACCAGATCACGATCCACGTCGTCGGCAAGTACGTGGGACTGGAGGATTCCTACAAGAGTCTCACCGAAGCACTGTTCCACGGCGGGTTCCATCACCGCTTGAAGGTCGACGTGAAGTGGATCGAGGCCGAGGCGCTCGAAGCCGACGGCGGTGAACGCGCGCTCGACGGGGCCGACGGCATCCTGGTGCCCGGCGGGTTCGGCAACCGCGGCACGCGCGGCATGATGAAGGCCGTGCAGGTCGCGCGCGAGCGGCACATCCCCTTCTTCGGCATCTGCTACGGCTTCCAGTGGGCCACGGTGGAGTTCGCGCGCAACGTGTGCGGGGTGACCAACGCCGACTCCACCGAGGTCACGCCGGACACGTCCGACAAGGTGATCTACAAGCTGCGCGACCTGCTGGGTGTCGACGATCTGGGCGGCACCATGCGCCTCGGCTCCTACGCCTGCCAGCTCAAGCCAGGCTCGCTCTCGCATCGCCTGTACGGCGCCGACGTGATCCACGAACGGCATCGCCACCGGTACGAGTTCAACAGTCTCTACGAGCCGGCCATCACCGAGAAGGGCATGGAGATCGTCGGGCGTTCGCTCGACGGCAAGTTCGTCGAGATGGTGGAACTGCCCTCGCACCCATGGTTCATCGCGGTGCAGTTCCATCCCGAATTCAAGTCGAAGCCGCTCAAGCCGCACCCGCTGTTTGCCGGCTTCGTGAGGGCCACGCACGAACACGCGCTCGCGGCGCGCGCCCACGCCCACGTCGACGCGCCCGCCGAGACGCTGGCCTGA
- the kdsB gene encoding 3-deoxy-manno-octulosonate cytidylyltransferase: MRVLELRVLHSAGSATRSPATAVAVIPARFSSTRLPGKPLADIHGRPMIEHVYRRASDAASVSRVIVATDDVRVFDAVRAFGGDARMTSPDHRTGSERVAEVAAGLDADLIVNVQGDEPLLEPAMIDVAVAACVADPSLVMSTIRTRITDPGEIASPAVVKVVTDLTGRALYFTRAAVPFLRDPGTPATWYKHVGLYVYRRAFLLAFAALPPTPLELSESLEQLRALEHGHAIMTVESRHDALGVDTPDDLEKVRRLMADAATP; this comes from the coding sequence ATGCGCGTGCTAGAATTGCGCGTGCTGCACAGTGCCGGCTCCGCAACCCGGTCACCCGCGACGGCCGTTGCCGTCATTCCCGCACGATTCTCCTCGACGCGACTCCCCGGGAAACCGCTGGCCGACATCCACGGTCGGCCGATGATCGAGCACGTCTATCGGCGCGCCAGCGATGCCGCGTCGGTCTCGCGCGTCATTGTCGCGACAGACGATGTGCGCGTGTTCGATGCGGTGCGGGCGTTCGGCGGCGATGCGCGAATGACATCGCCCGACCATCGCACGGGCAGCGAACGCGTCGCTGAAGTGGCCGCAGGACTCGACGCGGATCTGATCGTCAACGTGCAGGGCGACGAACCGCTGCTCGAACCGGCGATGATCGACGTCGCTGTCGCTGCCTGCGTGGCCGATCCATCGCTCGTGATGAGCACGATTCGCACGCGCATCACCGACCCCGGCGAGATCGCGAGCCCGGCGGTGGTCAAGGTGGTGACGGATCTGACGGGCCGCGCACTCTACTTCACGCGCGCCGCGGTGCCGTTCCTCCGCGATCCAGGCACACCCGCCACGTGGTACAAGCACGTCGGCCTGTACGTGTATCGCCGCGCGTTCCTGCTGGCGTTCGCGGCGCTGCCGCCAACGCCGCTCGAACTGAGCGAATCGCTCGAACAACTGCGCGCCCTGGAGCACGGGCACGCCATCATGACCGTCGAGTCGCGCCATGACGCGCTCGGCGTGGATACGCCCGACGACCTCGAGAAGGTGCGCCGCCTCATGGCGGACGCCGCGACTCCGTGA
- the icd gene encoding NADP-dependent isocitrate dehydrogenase: protein MPQFTHLTAPTEGSPITRQADALVVPDQPILPFIEGDGIGPDIWRASVRVFDAAVQKAYGGARKVVWFEVLAGEKAFTTRNEWLPADTLTAFREYLVGIKGPLTTPVGGGIRSLNVALRQELDLYTCLRPVRYFEGMETPVKRPDLVDMVIFRENTEDIYAGIEFAEGTPEVATLKELLQAAFPRPYAKIRFPDTVGLGIKPVSREGTERLVRAAIEYAIANGRKSVTLVHKGNIMKFTEGAFRDWGYELAKREFGAVEVDGGPWCTLPNGIVIKDVIADAFLQQILTRPAEYDVIATLNLNGDYISDALAAQVGGIGIAPGGNINYVTGHAVFEATHGTAPKYANQDKVNPGSVILSGELMFRYMGWTEAADLIVSGLEKAIAAKTVTYDLARLIKGSTEVSCSAFGDAIISQM from the coding sequence ATGCCGCAGTTCACGCACCTCACCGCGCCCACCGAGGGCTCGCCGATCACCAGACAAGCCGATGCGCTCGTCGTACCCGACCAGCCGATCCTGCCGTTCATCGAAGGCGATGGCATCGGCCCCGACATCTGGCGCGCCAGCGTGCGCGTGTTCGATGCCGCCGTGCAGAAGGCCTACGGCGGCGCGCGCAAGGTGGTCTGGTTCGAAGTGCTCGCGGGCGAGAAGGCATTCACCACACGCAACGAGTGGCTGCCCGCCGACACGCTCACGGCGTTCCGCGAATACCTCGTCGGTATCAAGGGGCCGCTCACCACGCCCGTCGGTGGTGGCATCCGTTCGTTGAACGTCGCGCTTCGTCAGGAACTCGATCTCTACACGTGCCTGCGTCCCGTGCGCTACTTCGAGGGCATGGAGACGCCGGTGAAGCGACCCGACCTGGTGGACATGGTGATCTTCCGCGAGAACACGGAAGACATCTACGCGGGGATCGAGTTCGCGGAGGGCACGCCTGAAGTCGCGACGCTGAAGGAACTGCTGCAGGCGGCGTTCCCCAGGCCGTACGCGAAGATCCGCTTTCCCGACACGGTGGGCCTCGGCATCAAGCCCGTGTCGCGTGAAGGCACGGAACGCCTCGTGCGCGCCGCAATCGAGTACGCGATCGCCAACGGACGCAAGAGCGTCACGCTCGTGCACAAGGGCAACATCATGAAGTTCACCGAGGGCGCGTTCCGCGACTGGGGTTACGAGCTCGCCAAGCGCGAGTTCGGTGCCGTCGAAGTGGACGGCGGTCCGTGGTGCACGCTGCCGAACGGCATCGTGATCAAGGACGTGATCGCCGACGCGTTCCTGCAGCAGATCCTCACGCGTCCGGCCGAGTACGACGTCATCGCCACGCTCAACCTGAACGGCGACTACATCTCCGACGCGCTCGCCGCGCAGGTGGGCGGCATCGGCATCGCGCCGGGCGGCAACATCAACTACGTGACCGGCCACGCGGTGTTCGAGGCGACGCACGGCACGGCACCCAAGTACGCCAACCAGGACAAGGTCAATCCAGGGTCGGTGATTCTCTCGGGCGAGCTGATGTTCCGCTACATGGGCTGGACCGAGGCGGCCGATCTCATCGTGAGCGGGCTCGAGAAGGCCATCGCCGCCAAGACCGTGACGTACGACCTCGCGCGCCTGATCAAGGGCTCGACCGAAGTGTCGTGCTCGGCCTTCGGCGACGCAATCATCAGCCAAATGTAA
- the mdh gene encoding malate dehydrogenase codes for MNRKVTVVGGAGNVGATVARSIANRELADVVIIDIADSKAQGIALDILQACPVEGSDTRLVGGSDYALSAGSDVVVITSGVPRKPGMSRDDLLAVNYKIMQDVTANVMKYSPDAIIIVVANPLDAMAQAVHKLSGLPRERVIGMAGVLDSARMRAFIATELNVSVENVHAFVLGGHGDTMVPLPRYSTVAGIPITELLPAERIAAICERTANGGAEITKLVGTSAWYAPGQSSARMVEAILKDKKLIEPCSVYLQGEYGVSGQVLGVPVKLGARGVEQVIEITLTPDEKAALDKSAAAVKELTTVIGV; via the coding sequence ATGAACCGTAAAGTCACAGTGGTCGGTGGCGCCGGCAACGTCGGCGCGACAGTCGCGCGTTCGATCGCGAATCGCGAACTGGCCGACGTGGTCATCATCGACATCGCCGACTCGAAGGCGCAGGGCATCGCACTCGACATCCTGCAGGCGTGTCCGGTCGAAGGCAGCGATACGCGTCTTGTCGGCGGCAGCGACTACGCGCTCTCGGCCGGCTCGGACGTGGTGGTGATCACGTCTGGCGTGCCCCGCAAGCCGGGCATGAGCCGCGACGACCTGCTCGCGGTCAACTACAAGATCATGCAGGACGTCACGGCCAACGTGATGAAGTACTCGCCAGACGCGATCATCATCGTCGTGGCCAACCCGCTCGACGCGATGGCGCAGGCGGTCCACAAGCTGAGCGGCCTCCCGCGCGAGCGTGTGATCGGCATGGCTGGCGTGCTCGACTCGGCGCGCATGCGCGCGTTCATCGCCACCGAGCTCAACGTCTCGGTGGAGAACGTGCACGCGTTCGTCCTCGGCGGCCACGGCGACACGATGGTGCCGCTCCCGCGCTACTCGACGGTGGCCGGCATCCCGATCACCGAGTTGCTTCCCGCAGAGCGCATCGCGGCGATCTGCGAGCGCACGGCCAATGGCGGCGCGGAGATCACCAAGCTGGTGGGCACGAGCGCGTGGTACGCGCCAGGGCAGTCGTCGGCGCGCATGGTGGAGGCGATCCTCAAGGACAAGAAGCTGATCGAGCCGTGCTCGGTGTACCTGCAGGGCGAGTACGGCGTGTCGGGACAGGTCCTCGGCGTGCCGGTCAAGCTCGGCGCCAGGGGTGTGGAGCAGGTGATCGAGATCACGCTGACGCCCGACGAGAAGGCCGCCCTCGACAAGTCGGCCGCCGCCGTGAAGGAACTGACGACGGTCATCGGCGTGTAG
- a CDS encoding succinate dehydrogenase/fumarate reductase iron-sulfur subunit: MAGLNLTLRVWRQAGPNAQGRLVEYKADDISPDMSFLEMLDVVNEGLIRSGEEPIAFDSDCREGICGTCGCMVNGVAHGPDPGTTVCQLHMRRFRNGDTIVIEPWRARAFPIVKDLIVDRSALDRIVSAGGYVSMNVGAAPDGNAIPIGKPIADAAFDAAACVQCGACVAACKNASAALFTSAKISHLNLLPQGKVEQDRRTLRMVEQMDIEGFGSCSNEGECEAVCPKEIRISNIARMNRDYLKAQFAAR; the protein is encoded by the coding sequence ATGGCCGGATTGAACTTGACCTTGCGGGTGTGGCGGCAGGCGGGTCCCAACGCACAGGGACGGCTCGTCGAGTACAAGGCTGACGACATCTCCCCCGACATGTCTTTCCTCGAGATGCTCGACGTGGTCAACGAGGGGTTGATCCGCAGCGGCGAGGAGCCGATCGCCTTCGACTCGGACTGCCGCGAGGGCATCTGCGGCACGTGCGGATGCATGGTCAACGGCGTCGCGCACGGTCCGGACCCTGGCACGACCGTGTGCCAGCTCCACATGCGCCGCTTCAGGAACGGCGACACCATCGTCATCGAACCCTGGCGCGCGCGTGCCTTCCCCATCGTCAAGGACCTGATCGTCGATCGGAGCGCGCTCGATCGGATCGTCAGCGCCGGCGGCTACGTGTCGATGAACGTGGGAGCGGCGCCCGACGGCAACGCCATCCCGATCGGCAAGCCCATCGCCGATGCGGCCTTCGACGCCGCGGCCTGCGTCCAGTGCGGCGCGTGCGTCGCCGCGTGCAAGAACGCGTCGGCGGCCCTCTTCACGTCCGCCAAGATCTCGCACCTCAACCTGCTGCCGCAGGGCAAGGTCGAACAGGATCGCCGCACGCTGCGCATGGTGGAACAGATGGACATCGAGGGATTCGGGTCGTGCTCGAACGAAGGCGAGTGCGAAGCCGTGTGCCCGAAGGAAATCCGCATCAGCAACATCGCGCGGATGAACAGGGACTACCTCAAGGCCCAGTTCGCAGCACGCTGA